A stretch of the Uranotaenia lowii strain MFRU-FL chromosome 3, ASM2978415v1, whole genome shotgun sequence genome encodes the following:
- the LOC129755504 gene encoding collagen alpha-1(III) chain-like: MWPIRWAFLFTTLLCITAAEPDAIPNNINLADSVALNEPVADIDASPLSRFKRNNGVRGSFRGQTQSQYLHFGDNQDGKAEAEATQHSSRAVVVGSNGMGQAQSQSMGADCSSCFDVGQDGRSYVYDARPDPLRAPSGYDYRSPGAGDDRFRPGSDTFDRFSVPGGRPGAGTGVGGPGSTAGGTGTGQLPSGTGTGGTGTGQYFGGTGQYPGATGTGHGGTGAGGDGSARPGTVGTPGFDAYGRPIPGTSGRPIGGTDSYGRPLGPDGRPLGPDGRPLGPDGRPLGPDGRPVGPDGRPVGPDGRPLGPDGRPLGPDGRPLGPDGRPLGPDGRPLGPDGRPLGPDGRPLGPDGRPLGPDGRPLGPDGRPLGPDGRPLGPDGRPLGPGGRPTGPDGRPLGPDGRPLGPDGRPLGPDGRPLGPDGRPLGPDGRPLGPDGRPLGPDGRPLGPDGRPLGPDGRPLGPDGRPLGPDGRPLGPDGRPLGPDGRPLGPDGRPLGPDGRPLGPDGRPLGPDGRPLGPDGRPLGPDGRPLGPDGRPLGPDGRPLGPDGRPLGPDGRPLGPGGRPTGPDGRPLGPDGRPLGPDGRPVGPDGRPIGPDGRPIGPDGRPLGPDGRPLGPDGRPLGPDGRPLGPDGRPIGGPGSTGIHGGPSPIGTPGVPGFYTPGGPKPQVMGPSLADISQGPSTIYGVPGTHTVTLPGHDHTVVNPTGGLTVLVGTGSPKQTVIGSDSRLDGHGPVKIIPGPADSSGPPKQTVFAHPGGVTVLVGTGGPHQTVHHLPVSGSYPIAPQTIQTGTGIAHPGIYHPGMVGGTGTQYPGTTGAGQYPDQYQPGGTGPGGPGTGISGGTTGTGTGTGAGQLAGTGQYPGGTGHAQYPGGPGVGTGAGQYPGGTGIGQYPGGTGAGQYPGGTGAGQYAGSVGGGQYPGGVNGGQFPGGTGAGQYPGGTGAGQYPGGTGAGQYPGGTGTGQYPGGPGAGQYPSGTGAGQYPGGTGAGQHPGGTGGTGAGQYPGGTGAGQYPGGTGAGQYPGGTGAGQYPGGTGAGQHPGGTGAGQYPGGTVQHPGGVGQHPGGTGVGQYPGGTGAGQYPGGTGAGQYPGGTGVGQLPGGTGAGQYPGGTGAGQYPGGTGAGQFPGGTGTGQYPGGTGTGQHPGGIGQLPGGTGAGQYPGGTGAGQFPGTTGAGQYPGVSGAGQYPGGIGTGQYPGGTGAGQYPGGTGAGQYPGATGAGQYPGGTGSGQYPIGPGTGVGQQPGIGGTGSGQYPGGVGVGQLPGGTGTGQYPGGMGTGQLPGGVSIGQHPGSTGAGQHTGGVGGGQYPGAGTGSGTGQYPGGTGTGQYPGGTGIGQYPGGTGVGQYPGGAGSGGQYPGGTGTGQYPGGTGTGQYPGGAGTGIGGTGTGHYPGSGISGQYPSGPGTGTGQYPGGTGTGVGIGTGGIGGQYPGQRPTSIDQYPSTITQGGSVVSGGPQTIQAVSDDDDSFSQAESSVNNGQAIASAQGRKNGGTAQTQVSGTYTGTGSFSASAQTSDNNRAAQAQVSGGKEGALSSSQGSGGSAKSQSQVQVDSKTGGTSATSQTGGLGHQSQSEVVANEKGGLADAQSSGPGQTSSQAQIGFRPQGEETQQSNIFNGGGQASAQSGSHSGQSQSQISGKFNFGISYHGAAQAASGTKEEVGRYRESSKKLFQSIGLFGKTNNGVSRQRESDVVDPNGMRLRTSQQSSVTDFNPPPKPEEEVEYEEEDEEYEEEDYETTDAGPVGMRSGITEEKKTTIVELPPPTIAASVPTSTVRPNRNFNINSGNGKTYSQNTPTQKQSAAVATADKYRLVQTQNGNTAVHESSSAKIPDGFSDIGGGTETTTPVATTVQVQTTTSKYNTRYLPSKHADNNGNRLTGDSKLPNPDSYISVTKQVTGIDENSKVPAIPGKNYESTYYTKSSTCGYFTFSCNIVYGANGRSKICRPKPPTNGKC, encoded by the exons AACATTAATTTAGCTGATAGTGTAGCATTAAACGAACCGGTAGCGGATATCGATGCAAGTCCCCTGAGCAGGTTCAAACGAAACAATGGAGTCCGCGGGTC TTTTCGCGGTCAAACGCAGTCACAGTACTTACACTTCGGAGACAATCAGGACGGAAAGGCGGAGGCGGAAGCAACACAGCACAGTTCTAGAGCGGTAGTTG TGGGTTCCAATGGCATGGGCCAGGCACAAAGCCAATCGATGGGGGCCGATTGCAGCTCTTGTTTCGATGTGGGACAAGATGGCAGGAGTTACGTGTATG ATGCACGACCTGATCCACTAAGAGCACCCAGCGGTTACGATTACCGATCTCCAGGTGCCGGGGATGACAGGTTCCGTCCAGGAAGTGACACCTTTGATCGGTTTTCCGTACCTGGTGGAAGACCAGGCGCAGGGACTGGAGTTGGTGGACCTGGTAGTACAGCTGGAGGTACAGGAACCGGTCAACTTCCTTCTGGAACAGGAACTGGTGGAACAGGTACGGGACAATACTTTGGCGGTACTGGACAATATCCAGGTGCTACTGGAACTGGTCACGGAGGAACGGGTGCAGGAGGTGATGGAAGCGCACGACCAGGAACTGTTGGGACCCCTGGATTTGATGCGTATGGAAGACCAATTCCAGGAACATCTGGAAGACCCATCGGAGGAACGGACTCCTATGGAAGACCCCTTGGGCCAGACGGAAGACCCCTTGGGCCAGACGGAAGACCTCTTGGACCGGACGGACGGCCTCTTGGACCGGATGGAAGGCCTGTCGGACCAGATGGAAGGCCAGTTGGACCAGATGGCCGGCCACTTGGACCAGATGGAAGGCCTCTCGGGCCAGACGGAAGACCTCTTGGGCCAGACGGAAGACCTCTTGGACCGGACGGTCGGCCTTTAGGACCAGATGGAAGGCCTCTCGGACCAGATGGAAGACCTCTCGGACCAGACGGAAGACCTCTTGGGCCAGACGGAAGACCTCTTGGACCTGATGGAAGGCCTCTTGGACCAGATGGAAGACCCCTTGGACCAGATGGAAGGCCCCTTGGACCAGGTGGAAGACCTACTGGGCCAGATGGCCGACCCCTTGGACCAGATGGAAGGCCACTTGGGCCGGATGGAAGACCTCTTGGACCAGATGGCAGGCCCCTCGGACCAGATGGAAGACCTCTTGGACCAGATGGAAGGCCTCTTGGACCGGATGGACGGCCCCTTGGACCAGATGGAAGGCCCCTTGGACCAGATGGAAGGCCCCTTGGACCAGATGGAAGGCCCCTTGGACCAGATGGCAGGCCCCTCGGACCAGATGGAAGACCTCTTGGACCGGATGGACGGCCCCTCGGACCAGATGGAAGACCCCTAGGACCAGATGGGAGGCCCCTCGGACCAGATGGAAGACCTCTTGGACCGGACGGCAGACCCCTTGGACCAGATGGAAGGCCTCTTGGACCAGATGGACGACCCCTTGGACCCGATGGAAGACCTCTTGGACCAGATGGCAGGCCACTAGGACCAGATGGACGACCTCTTGGACCGGACGGAAGGCCTCTTGGACCAGACGGTAGGCCTCTAGGACCAGGCGGAAGACCTACTGGACCAGATGGTCGGCCCCTCGGACCAGATGGAAGACCTCTTGGACCAGATGGAAGACCTGTTGGACCAGACGGAAGACCTATCGGACCAGATGGAAGGCCTATTGGTCCAGACGGAAGGCCTCTTGGACCAGATGGGAGACCTCTTGGACCAGATGGTAGACCTCTAGGACCTGATGGCAGGCCTCTTGGACCGGATGGAAGGCCTATCGGAGGCCCTGGATCAACAGGGATCCATGGTGGACCATCTCCAATTGGTACACCTGGCGTACCAGGTTTTTACACTCCCGGAGGTCCGAAACCCCAGGTAATGGGACCGTCACTGGCTGATATCTCACAAGGTCCTTCAACCATCTACGGAGTTCCAGGAACTCATACAGTGACCCTTCCGGGTCACGACCATACCGTTGTTAATCCAACCGGAGGGCTAACAGTATTAGTAGGCACCGGCAGTCCGAAGCAAACGGTTATCGGTTCCGACAGCCGACTGGACGGTCATGGACCGGTAAAAATTATTCCTGGTCCTGCCGACAGTTCCGGTCCACCGAAGCAAACTGTTTTTGCACACCCCGGCGGTGTGACGGTGCTTGTTGGAACGGGTGGGCCTCATCAAACCGTGCATCATCTACCGGTTTCCGGTAGCTACCCTATCGCACCACAAACCATTCAAACAGGAACAGGAATAGCGCATCCTGGTATTTATCATCCCGGGATGGTAGGTGGCACTGGAACCCAATATCCAGGAACAACAGGCGCTGGACAATATCCAGATCAATACCAGCCTGGAGGCACAGGACCTGGAGGTCCTGGAACAGGAATCTCAGGAGGAACGACTGGTACGGGCACAGGTACTGGAGCTGGACAACTTGCTGGAACTGGACAGTACCCAGGAGGTACTGGACACGCACAATATCCTGGAGGTCCGGGTGTTGGTACAGGGGCTGGACAGTATCCAGGTGGAACTGGTATTGGACAATATCCAGGTGGAACGGGAGCTGGGCAGTACCCAGGCGGAACAGGTGCTGGACAATATGCGGGTAGCGTAGGTGGAGGACAGTATCCTGGTGGTGTAAATGGAGGACAGTTTCCGGGTGGAACGGGTGCTGGACAATACCCTGGTGGAACGGGCGCAGGGCAATACCCAGGTGGAACAGGCGCAGGGCAATACCCAGGTGGAACAGGAACGGGACAATACCCAGGCGGCCCAGGGGCTGGACAGTATCCCAGTGGAACAGGAGCCGGACAGTATCCAGGAGGAACAGGCGCCGGACAACATCCAGGTGGAACGGGCGGAACAGGGGCTGGACAATATCCCGGTGGAACAGGAGCTGGGCAATATCCAGGAGGAACAGGTGCTGGACAGTATCCTGGAGGAACAGGCGCTGGACAGTATCCTGGAGGAACAGGTGCCGGACAACATCCAGGTGGAACGGGTGCTGGACAATATCCAGGTGGAACTGTACAACACCCTGGAGGAGTCGGACAACATCCAGGAGGAACAGGCGTAGGACAATATCCTGGTGGAACAGGTGCTGGGCAATACCCCGGTGGAACAGGAGCCGGCCAGTATCCAGGAGGAACAGGGGTTGGGCAATTACCTGGCGGAACAGGTGCTGGACAGTATCCTGGAGGAACAGGCGCTGGACAGTATCCTGGAGGAACAGGCGCTGGACAGTTTCCAGGTGGAACAGGTACTGGACAATATCCAGGCGGTACAGGTACTGGACAACACCCTGGAGGAATCGGACAACTTCCAGGAGGAACAGGAGCAGGACAATATCCTGGTGGAACAGGTGCTGGTCAATTCCCAGGAACAACAGGAGCAGGACAATATCCTGGCGTATCAGGTGCTGGACAATATCCCGGTGGAATAGGCACGGGACAATATCCAGGAGGGACAGGTGCTGGACAATATCCAGGAGGAACGGGGGCCGGACAGTATCCAGGCGCTACTGGGGCTGGACAATATCCTGGGGGAACTGGCTCTGGACAGTATCCAATTGGACCTGGAACAGGAGTAGGACAACAACCTGGAATTGGAGGTACAGGATCTGGACAGTATCCTGGAGGAGTCGGTGTTGGACAACTTCCAGGAGGTACCGGAACGGGACAATACCCAGGGGGAATGGGCACGGGACAGCTTCCAGGTGGTGTTAGCATTGGCCAACATCCTGGTAGTACAGGTGCAGGACAGCACACAGGAGGTGTAGGTGGTGGACAATATCCAGGAGCCGGAACTGGATCAGGCACTGGACAATATCCGGGTGGAACAGGTACCGGACAATACCCTGGAGGAACAGGAATCGGACAATACCCAGGAGGTACGGGTGTCGGACAATATCCAGGAGGAGCAGGTAGTGGTGGCCAGTACCCGGGAGGTACGGGTACCGGTCAGTATCCTGGGGGTACGGGTACTGGTCAATATCCAGGCGGTGCTGGAACTGGTATTGGTGGCACTGGAACCGGACATTATCCAGGAAGCGGTATATCAGGACAGTATCCCAGTGGACCGGGTACTGGTACTGGTCAATACCCAGGTGGAACAGGAACAGGAGTGGGTATAGGAACAGGAGGCATTGGTGGTCAATATCCAGGTCAAAGACCAACCAGTATAGATCAATATCCAAGTACGATAACTCAGGGAGGTTCCGTAGTAAGCGGAGGTCCTCAAACTATTCAGGCCGTATCGGACGATGACGATTCGTTTTCGCAAGCGGAATCTTCGGTGAACAATGGACAGGCTATTGCCAGCGCACAGGGTCGTAAAAATGGTGGCACGGCACAAACGCAGGTATCCGGAACGTACACCGGAACGGGTTCATTCAGTGCGAGCGCTCAAACAAGCGACAATAATCGGGCGGCTCAAGCGCAGGTGTCTGGTGGAAAGGAAGGAGCACTGAGTTCTTCTCAGGGGTCGGGAGGAAGCGCAAAATCCCAATCGCAAGTGCAGGTTGACTCGAAAACTGGAGGAACATCTGCGACTTCACAGACGGGTGGACTGGGCCATCAAAGCCAATCGGAG gtgGTAGCAAACGAAAAGGGTGGTTTGGCCGATGCCCAATCCAGTGGTCCAGGACAAACGTCATCGCAGGCACAGATTGGTTTCCGACCGCAAGGTGAAGAGACTCAACAGTCCAATATTTTCAACGGCGGAGGACAGGCATCTGCCCAGTCCGGGTCTCATTCGGGCCAGAGTCAATCTCAGATAAGTGGCAAATTCAA CTTCGGCATTTCGTACCACGGTGCAGCACAGGCAGCGTCTGGAACAAAGGAAGAGGTCGGTCGCTATCGAGAGAGCAGTAAAAAGTTGTTCCAATCGATTGGACTGTTTGGCAAAACCAACAACGG AGTATCCCGACAGCGAGAGTCTGACGTTGTTGATCCAAACGGTATGAGATTACGCACATCACAGCAGAGTTCAG TAACTGATTTCAATCCACCTCCTAAACCCGAGGAGGAAGTCGAATATGAAGAAGAAGATGAGGAGTACGAAGAAGAAGATTATGAAACAACCGATGCTGGACCTGTTGGAATGAGATCTGGAATAACTGAAGAAAAGAAGACTACCATAGTAGAACTACCGCCACCAACAATTGCTGCCTCTGTTCCAACTAGTACAGTTCGTCCGAATCGTAACTTCAACATTAACAGTGGAAATGGAAAAACCTATTCCCAGAATACCCCTACTCAAAAACAGAGTGCTGCCGTAGCCACTGCCGACAAATACCGACTTGTTCAGACGCAGAACGGCAACACGGCCGTCCACGAAAGTTCCAGTGCGAAGATTCCTGATGGATTTAGCGACATTGGAGGCGGCACTGAAACCACTACACCAGTGGCAACTACCGTACAAGTACAAACTACCACATCCAAATACAACACACGTTACCTTCCTTCGAAACATGCGGACAACAACGGGAACAGGCTCACCGGTGACTCAAAATTGCCCAACCCTGATAGCTACATATCGGTGACCAAGCAAGTAACCGGTATCGATGAGAACAGCAAGGTACCGGCCATCCCCGGCAAAAACTACGAATCAACCTACTACACCAAGTCATCCACCTGCGGGTACTTTACCTTCTCCTGTAACATCGTGTACGGGGCCAACGGCAGGAGTAAGATCTGTCGACCAAAGCCGCCCACAAATGGGAAATGTTAA